A genomic segment from Desulfosoma caldarium encodes:
- the rny gene encoding ribonuclease Y: MVMVAFVALVVGLGAGALGWRLMLQRKTQKERRESELLLEEARKEAETLKKEAILQAKDNIFRLKADFEKETKETRRELQSLEKRLLQKEENLEKKSEALDKRESVIAKKEKQLQEKERDLEQRSKEVEDLIEAQRLKLESLSGISAQEAKELLIKSIEDEARHEAALTVKRLEAEAREQGDKKAKEIIALAIQRYAGDYVVEKTVSVVNLPSDEMKGRIIGREGRNIRALEATTGIDLIIDDTPEAVILSGFNPVRREVARLSLERLISDGRIHPARIEEIVEKVGQEIDTAIRDAGEQAAFDVGVHGIHAELIKLVGKLKYRTSYAQNVLQHSREVAFLCGVMAAELGLNEKQAKRAGLLHDIGKAVDHEVEGPHALIGADLAKKYGECPEIVNAIAAHHEDVPGESVLAILVQAADALSGARPGARKELLESYVRRLENLEKIAMSFKGVSKAYAIQAGRELRIIVENESVGDAETVLLSKDIAKRIESELTYPGQIKVTVIRETRAVEYAK; this comes from the coding sequence ATGGTTATGGTGGCCTTTGTGGCGCTCGTGGTGGGTTTGGGCGCAGGCGCCCTCGGCTGGCGTCTGATGCTTCAGAGGAAGACCCAAAAGGAGCGGCGAGAGTCCGAACTCCTGCTGGAAGAGGCTCGCAAGGAGGCGGAAACCCTCAAGAAGGAGGCGATTCTTCAAGCCAAGGACAACATCTTTCGTCTCAAGGCGGATTTTGAGAAAGAAACCAAGGAGACGCGAAGGGAGCTGCAAAGTCTCGAAAAACGGCTGTTACAAAAAGAAGAAAACTTGGAGAAGAAGTCCGAGGCCTTGGACAAGCGTGAAAGTGTCATCGCCAAGAAGGAAAAGCAACTTCAGGAAAAGGAAAGAGATCTTGAGCAGCGATCCAAGGAGGTTGAGGACCTGATTGAAGCCCAGCGTCTGAAGTTGGAGTCCTTGTCGGGAATTTCTGCTCAGGAAGCCAAGGAGTTGCTCATCAAAAGCATCGAGGATGAAGCGCGACACGAGGCGGCCTTAACGGTCAAGCGCCTGGAGGCGGAGGCGCGCGAACAGGGGGACAAGAAGGCCAAGGAAATCATTGCGCTGGCCATACAAAGGTACGCCGGAGATTACGTAGTGGAAAAGACGGTCTCAGTGGTCAATCTGCCCAGCGACGAAATGAAGGGGCGCATCATTGGCCGAGAAGGACGGAACATTCGGGCGTTGGAAGCCACCACGGGAATCGATCTCATCATCGATGACACGCCGGAGGCGGTGATTTTGTCCGGGTTTAACCCCGTCCGTCGGGAAGTGGCGCGCCTTTCTTTAGAGCGGCTCATTTCCGATGGGCGCATTCATCCGGCGCGCATTGAGGAGATTGTGGAAAAGGTAGGCCAGGAGATCGACACGGCCATTCGAGACGCCGGGGAACAGGCGGCCTTTGACGTGGGGGTTCACGGCATCCATGCGGAACTCATCAAGCTTGTGGGCAAACTGAAGTATCGCACCAGTTACGCCCAAAACGTTCTGCAGCATTCCCGCGAGGTGGCCTTCTTGTGTGGAGTCATGGCCGCGGAGCTAGGACTCAACGAAAAGCAGGCCAAGCGTGCAGGCCTTTTGCACGATATTGGCAAGGCCGTGGACCATGAAGTGGAAGGGCCTCATGCACTGATTGGCGCGGATCTGGCCAAGAAGTATGGAGAATGTCCTGAGATTGTAAATGCCATAGCTGCGCACCACGAGGATGTGCCGGGGGAAAGTGTGCTGGCCATTCTGGTTCAGGCAGCAGACGCTCTGTCCGGAGCCCGCCCGGGAGCACGTAAGGAACTTTTGGAATCCTACGTGCGAAGGCTGGAAAACCTCGAAAAAATAGCCATGTCCTTCAAGGGTGTTTCTAAGGCCTACGCCATTCAGGCTGGTCGAGAACTGCGCATCATTGTGGAGAATGAATCGGTGGGCGATGCGGAAACGGTGCTACTGAGCAAAGATATTGCCAAGCGCATTGAAAGTGAACTGACGTATCCCGGCCAGATCAAAGTGACGGTCATTCGAGAGACCCGAGCGGTAGAGTATGCCAAGTGA
- the glmS gene encoding glutamine--fructose-6-phosphate transaminase (isomerizing), whose product MCGIVGYIGQEDSVELLVEGLRRLEYRGYDSAGIAVVDLGGRIKTVRCVGKISQLEKRLAENPVQGTIGIGHTRWATHGAPSDENAHPHRSGPFAVVHNGIIENYGEIKDRLLARGYEFTSETDTEVIVKLLEDQWHRCGNYVESVRATLCQLRGSFAVVFLNEQAPNLLVGARRESPLILGLGEGAYYLASDIPAILHVTRSIVLLEDDDLVVLRRDGYQIETLEGKPRFHTVQTVDWNPVAAEKAGYKHFMQKEIFEQPRAIIDTLRSVVDLNQERLRLSDLNISQDLVKTVKRIHLVACGTSYHACLVAKYLLEQLCHVPVDVDLGSEFRYRGPLLNSNSLLLVVSQSGETADTRAALKEGLERGAHCRAVVNVVGSTLARMAHGVLYTHAGPEIGVASTKTFTTQLVALYLFALHWAHLSGRIQPRQLSYHIQGLRELPGKIEEVLSAEQTLREWARRFMDREHFLYLGRGLLYPIALEGALKMKEISYIHAEGYAAGEMKHGPIALVDEKMPVVALIQKGPLYEKMLSNVQEVKARGGKVLAFVEGDRDVRLDDDVLQFCVPQTAPWLAPIVFTVPLQLLAYHMADLRGTDVDQPRNLAKSVTVE is encoded by the coding sequence ATGTGTGGAATCGTCGGCTACATCGGTCAGGAAGACAGCGTGGAGTTGCTCGTCGAAGGGCTTCGGCGTTTGGAATACCGAGGCTACGACAGCGCGGGAATCGCGGTGGTTGACCTCGGAGGGAGAATCAAAACCGTCCGATGCGTGGGGAAGATCAGCCAGCTGGAAAAGAGGTTGGCGGAAAACCCGGTCCAGGGCACGATTGGCATTGGACATACGAGATGGGCAACACACGGCGCACCAAGCGATGAAAATGCTCACCCTCATCGATCGGGCCCGTTTGCCGTGGTGCACAACGGCATAATTGAAAACTATGGTGAAATCAAGGACCGTTTGCTGGCGAGGGGGTACGAGTTTACTTCAGAGACGGACACGGAGGTCATTGTCAAACTTCTGGAAGATCAGTGGCACCGGTGCGGGAACTATGTGGAAAGTGTGCGGGCGACCCTGTGCCAACTGCGAGGTAGTTTTGCCGTAGTTTTTCTAAATGAGCAAGCTCCAAATCTTCTCGTAGGGGCCCGGCGCGAGAGCCCGCTAATTCTTGGTCTTGGCGAGGGGGCCTACTATCTCGCTTCGGATATTCCCGCCATCTTGCATGTCACCCGCAGTATTGTTCTTCTGGAAGATGACGATCTGGTGGTGTTGCGCCGAGACGGCTATCAGATCGAGACGCTGGAGGGAAAGCCTCGCTTCCACACCGTGCAGACCGTGGATTGGAATCCTGTGGCCGCAGAAAAAGCTGGCTACAAGCACTTCATGCAAAAAGAAATCTTTGAGCAGCCTCGAGCCATCATCGACACGTTGCGCAGCGTCGTCGATTTGAACCAAGAGCGGCTTCGATTATCCGACCTCAATATTTCACAAGACCTGGTCAAGACCGTCAAACGCATCCATTTGGTGGCCTGCGGCACATCCTATCATGCATGCCTTGTGGCCAAATATTTGCTTGAGCAACTTTGTCACGTGCCTGTGGATGTGGATCTTGGTTCGGAATTCCGATACCGAGGACCGCTTCTCAACAGCAACAGCCTACTATTGGTGGTCAGCCAATCAGGAGAGACGGCGGACACTCGAGCTGCGCTCAAGGAAGGCCTGGAAAGGGGAGCGCATTGCAGAGCCGTGGTCAATGTGGTGGGAAGCACTTTGGCGCGCATGGCCCACGGCGTCCTCTACACGCACGCCGGACCGGAAATCGGCGTGGCCTCCACAAAAACCTTTACGACCCAGCTGGTGGCTTTGTACCTCTTTGCCTTGCACTGGGCTCATTTGTCTGGAAGGATTCAACCGCGACAACTTTCTTATCACATTCAAGGACTTCGGGAGCTACCTGGAAAGATTGAGGAGGTTCTGAGCGCAGAGCAGACGCTGCGGGAATGGGCGCGTCGATTCATGGACCGGGAACACTTTCTCTACTTGGGCCGCGGTCTCCTCTACCCCATTGCTCTGGAAGGGGCGCTCAAGATGAAAGAAATCTCCTACATTCATGCGGAGGGCTATGCTGCCGGCGAGATGAAACATGGTCCCATCGCGCTCGTTGACGAAAAGATGCCGGTGGTAGCTCTTATCCAAAAGGGCCCCCTCTACGAAAAAATGCTCTCCAACGTGCAGGAGGTGAAGGCTCGAGGCGGCAAGGTCTTGGCGTTTGTGGAGGGGGACCGTGATGTGCGGCTAGACGACGATGTGCTTCAGTTTTGCGTGCCCCAAACCGCGCCATGGCTGGCTCCCATCGTGTTCACCGTCCCTTTGCAGCTGCTGGCTTATCATATGGCTGACCTTCGCGGCACGGACGTGGACCAACCGAGAAATCTGGCTAAGAGCGTCACCGTGGAATGA
- a CDS encoding F0F1 ATP synthase subunit epsilon, translated as MAGKLLLEVVTPVRKVLSEEVDMVVAPGEYGEFGALPNHIPFLTKLKIGELRFKAGGSTRFVAIMGGYAEVLPDKVTILATAAEEATDIDVIRAQAAKERAERRLREAKDRVEFARAQAALQRALTRLKVAARR; from the coding sequence ATGGCAGGAAAACTTTTGTTAGAGGTCGTTACGCCGGTCCGTAAAGTTTTGAGCGAAGAAGTAGACATGGTGGTGGCTCCCGGGGAGTATGGCGAGTTTGGAGCGTTGCCCAACCACATCCCCTTCTTAACCAAGTTGAAGATTGGCGAACTTAGGTTTAAGGCCGGCGGCAGCACGAGGTTTGTGGCCATCATGGGTGGGTATGCTGAGGTTTTGCCCGATAAGGTGACCATTCTTGCGACGGCAGCGGAAGAGGCCACCGACATCGATGTGATTCGAGCTCAGGCGGCCAAGGAACGGGCGGAGCGGCGTTTGCGCGAGGCAAAGGACCGTGTGGAATTTGCCAGGGCTCAGGCGGCGCTGCAGAGGGCTCTCACTCGACTCAAAGTTGCCGCCCGCCGCTAG
- the atpD gene encoding F0F1 ATP synthase subunit beta → MNIGRIVQVIGNVVDVEFEEGKLPAILTALLVSNPGLSDEEDNLVLEVAQHLGDNVVRAIAMDLTDGLVRGMPVKDTGKPIQMPVGKKVLGRVLNVVGRPVDGLGPVETDEYSPIHRPAPHFTEQDTSVNVLETGVKVIDLLVPFPRGGKMGMFGGAGVGKTVIMMEMIHNIAMEHGGISVFAGVGERTREGNDLYLEMKESGVLPRAGLVYGQMTEPPGARARVALSALTVAEYFRDVEGQDVLLFIDNIFRFTQAGAEVSALLGRMPSAVGYQPTLGTDLGELQERITSTTKGSITSVQCVYVPADDLTDPAPATTFAHLDGTVVLSRQIAELGIYPAVDPLDSTSRILDPNVLGEEHYQTARNVQQILQKYKDLQDIIAILGMDELSDEDKIIVGRARKIQRFLSQPFHVAAQFTGVEGKYVKLEDTIRGFKEIVEGKHDDLPEQAFYMVGTIEEAIEKAKQMAAA, encoded by the coding sequence ATGAATATTGGAAGGATAGTGCAAGTCATCGGGAACGTGGTCGACGTTGAGTTCGAAGAGGGTAAGCTGCCGGCAATTTTGACCGCTCTTCTGGTGAGCAATCCCGGACTCAGCGACGAAGAGGACAACTTGGTCCTGGAAGTTGCGCAGCATCTTGGGGACAATGTGGTGCGCGCCATTGCCATGGACTTGACGGACGGCCTAGTCCGCGGCATGCCGGTAAAAGACACGGGCAAGCCCATTCAGATGCCGGTGGGCAAGAAGGTGCTCGGTCGCGTGCTCAACGTAGTTGGCCGTCCCGTGGATGGCTTAGGACCAGTCGAGACGGATGAGTATTCGCCCATTCACCGGCCGGCGCCGCACTTTACCGAACAGGATACATCGGTGAACGTCCTGGAGACGGGTGTCAAGGTCATCGACCTCTTGGTGCCATTTCCCCGCGGTGGAAAGATGGGCATGTTTGGGGGTGCCGGCGTGGGCAAGACCGTTATCATGATGGAGATGATTCATAACATCGCCATGGAGCACGGTGGTATCTCTGTGTTTGCCGGCGTGGGTGAACGGACCCGTGAAGGAAACGACCTGTACCTGGAAATGAAAGAATCCGGAGTCCTTCCTCGGGCGGGACTTGTCTACGGACAGATGACGGAGCCCCCGGGAGCCCGCGCTCGTGTTGCTTTGTCGGCGCTGACGGTGGCGGAATATTTCCGCGATGTGGAAGGCCAAGACGTGTTGCTTTTTATCGACAACATCTTCCGGTTCACGCAGGCCGGAGCGGAAGTCTCGGCGCTGCTCGGCCGCATGCCGTCCGCGGTGGGTTATCAACCCACGCTAGGTACAGACCTTGGCGAACTTCAAGAACGAATTACTTCGACGACCAAGGGGTCCATCACTTCAGTTCAATGCGTGTACGTGCCTGCCGACGACTTAACCGACCCCGCACCGGCGACGACTTTTGCGCACTTGGATGGAACGGTTGTGCTCTCGCGCCAGATTGCGGAGCTCGGTATTTACCCGGCCGTGGACCCGCTGGATTCCACCTCGCGCATCCTCGACCCCAACGTTCTTGGCGAAGAGCACTACCAGACGGCTCGAAATGTCCAGCAGATTCTCCAAAAGTATAAAGATCTGCAGGACATTATCGCGATTTTGGGAATGGACGAACTCTCCGATGAAGACAAGATCATCGTTGGTCGAGCTCGAAAGATTCAGCGGTTTCTGTCCCAGCCGTTTCACGTGGCCGCCCAGTTCACGGGTGTAGAAGGAAAATATGTCAAGCTAGAAGACACCATACGAGGGTTCAAGGAAATCGTGGAAGGTAAACACGACGATCTCCCAGAACAGGCCTTCTACATGGTCGGGACGATCGAAGAGGCCATCGAAAAAGCCAAACAGATGGCTGCGGCGTAA
- the atpG gene encoding ATP synthase F1 subunit gamma produces the protein MATLRDIKRKIEAVKKTSQITKAMNMVAAAKLRGAQENMERFRNYAEKFREVIGRLVVGVEPDGSFLLMTPREEVKKIELVLLTADRGLCGSFNNNLIATAERFIMQKRREGLEVSLTAAGRKGRDYFRRRHYTVRRELTGLLNKPNYDDAFRLGREIIELFLDGDADEVYIIYSHFRSMVKQEPTIIRLLPVVPETHAEGEAREYIFEPSHEELLNDLLPNYVYNQLLDCFYLTAVSEHAARMTAMENATNNCKDMVHNLTLTYNKARQASITKELMDIVGGAEALKK, from the coding sequence ATGGCGACCCTTCGGGATATCAAGCGCAAGATCGAGGCAGTGAAAAAGACCTCGCAGATCACCAAAGCCATGAACATGGTGGCGGCGGCTAAGCTGCGAGGGGCTCAGGAAAACATGGAGCGCTTCCGAAACTATGCGGAAAAGTTTCGGGAGGTCATCGGGAGGCTTGTGGTAGGGGTGGAGCCGGACGGAAGCTTTCTGCTCATGACCCCGCGGGAAGAGGTCAAAAAAATCGAATTGGTCCTTCTCACTGCAGACCGAGGCCTGTGCGGAAGCTTCAACAATAATTTAATCGCAACGGCAGAGCGGTTCATCATGCAAAAGCGCCGCGAAGGCCTGGAAGTCTCTTTGACGGCCGCGGGCCGAAAAGGGCGGGATTACTTCCGCAGGCGCCACTACACCGTGCGAAGGGAACTTACGGGCTTGCTTAACAAGCCCAATTATGACGACGCCTTTCGGCTTGGGCGGGAGATCATTGAGTTGTTTTTGGACGGCGACGCAGACGAGGTGTACATCATCTACAGCCATTTTCGTAGCATGGTGAAGCAAGAACCAACGATCATACGTTTGTTGCCCGTCGTTCCCGAGACCCATGCGGAGGGTGAAGCGCGCGAATACATCTTTGAACCGTCACATGAAGAGCTTCTGAACGATTTGTTGCCAAACTACGTCTACAATCAACTCCTGGACTGCTTCTACCTGACGGCGGTCAGCGAGCATGCGGCCCGGATGACGGCCATGGAGAACGCCACCAACAACTGCAAGGATATGGTGCACAACCTGACGCTAACGTACAACAAGGCACGCCAGGCGTCGATTACAAAGGAACTTATGGACATCGTCGGTGGCGCAGAGGCTCTTAAGAAGTAG
- the atpA gene encoding F0F1 ATP synthase subunit alpha, whose translation MEIRAEEISQIIREQIKDYEKKVELSETGRVLSVGDGIARVYGVEKCMSMELLEFPTDHGPMYGLALNLEEDNVGVAILGEDIHIKEGAEVRRTGRIAEVPVGDAIIGRIVDPVGNPLDGKGPIEATEFARIERIAPGVIARQPVNEPMYTGIKAIDAMTPIGRGQRELIIGDRQIGKTAIAVDAIINQKDSGIICIYVAVGQKKSTVAQVVETLRRHGAMEYTVVVAACASDPAPLQYIAPYAGCAMGEYYRDSGRHALIIYDDLSKQAAAYRQVSLLLRRPPAREAYPGDIFYNHSRLLERAAKLNDQLGGGSLTALPVIETQAGDVSAYIPTNVISITDGQIYLEPGLFFAGVRPAINVGLSVSRVGGAAQTKAMKQVAGRLRLDLAQYRELEAFAKFGSDLDKATQQQLNRGMRLVELLKQPQYQPMPEERQVMSLYAGTRGYLDKIPVEKVQAYESQMLAFVERKYPEILQEIKEKKVISEELDKKIASVLEEFAGVFQG comes from the coding sequence ATGGAGATCAGAGCCGAAGAAATCAGCCAAATTATTCGCGAGCAGATCAAGGACTACGAGAAGAAGGTTGAGCTCAGCGAAACCGGGCGTGTCCTCTCCGTCGGCGACGGTATCGCGCGCGTCTACGGCGTGGAGAAGTGCATGTCCATGGAATTGCTTGAGTTCCCTACGGATCATGGCCCCATGTACGGCTTGGCCCTGAACCTGGAGGAAGACAACGTGGGTGTCGCCATTCTGGGCGAAGACATCCACATCAAAGAGGGTGCGGAGGTGCGACGCACCGGCCGCATTGCGGAAGTGCCGGTCGGCGATGCGATCATCGGGCGCATCGTCGACCCCGTGGGAAATCCTTTGGATGGCAAGGGACCGATCGAGGCCACGGAATTTGCGCGCATTGAGCGCATCGCGCCGGGTGTTATCGCACGTCAGCCCGTCAACGAACCCATGTACACGGGAATAAAGGCCATTGACGCCATGACGCCTATTGGCCGAGGGCAGCGCGAGCTGATCATCGGCGATCGTCAGATCGGCAAGACGGCCATCGCTGTCGATGCCATCATTAACCAAAAAGACAGCGGCATCATTTGCATTTATGTGGCCGTGGGTCAGAAGAAGTCGACGGTGGCCCAGGTCGTGGAAACGCTGCGTCGCCATGGCGCCATGGAATACACCGTTGTGGTGGCGGCCTGCGCCAGCGATCCTGCACCGCTTCAGTACATTGCCCCTTATGCCGGATGTGCCATGGGTGAGTACTACCGCGACAGCGGGCGGCATGCCTTAATCATCTACGACGACTTGTCGAAACAGGCGGCTGCCTATCGACAGGTTTCCCTGCTCCTTAGGAGGCCTCCGGCGCGTGAAGCCTATCCTGGTGATATTTTCTACAACCACTCGCGTCTGTTGGAGCGGGCGGCCAAGCTGAACGATCAGCTGGGTGGAGGGTCGCTGACGGCTTTGCCCGTTATCGAGACCCAAGCGGGCGACGTGTCTGCCTACATTCCCACCAATGTGATCTCCATTACCGATGGCCAGATCTACTTGGAGCCGGGTCTTTTCTTCGCTGGTGTGCGACCAGCCATTAACGTGGGCCTTTCGGTGTCACGGGTGGGCGGTGCTGCTCAGACCAAAGCCATGAAACAGGTTGCCGGGCGTCTGCGCCTGGACCTCGCTCAGTACCGGGAACTGGAAGCCTTTGCCAAGTTCGGAAGCGATTTGGACAAAGCTACCCAGCAACAGCTTAACCGCGGTATGCGCCTTGTTGAACTGCTCAAACAGCCACAATACCAGCCCATGCCCGAAGAACGACAGGTGATGTCTCTATACGCGGGCACGCGTGGTTACTTGGACAAGATTCCGGTGGAGAAGGTTCAAGCTTACGAAAGCCAGATGCTTGCCTTCGTGGAAAGAAAGTACCCCGAGATCCTTCAGGAGATTAAGGAAAAGAAGGTCATCAGCGAGGAATTGGACAAGAAGATAGCCAGCGTGCTGGAAGAATTTGCTGGAGTGTTTCAGGGATAA
- the atpH gene encoding ATP synthase F1 subunit delta, producing MKKLIVAKRYAKALFNLALEDGKLSEYGQELQGLAQLLDQQPEIMDALANPLYPEDVKKSVFRTLAEKAEMSPVLRSFGTLLVEKARIRYLPEISQYFQRLTDEHFNVARAKLSAAVKLDDAAIAKIAETLSKLTGKKIVVEFQQDPSLIGGAVARIGDLVIDGSVRTQLQAIKESLKRGELG from the coding sequence GTGAAAAAGTTGATTGTCGCCAAACGATACGCCAAGGCTCTGTTTAATCTCGCCTTAGAGGATGGGAAGCTGAGCGAGTACGGGCAAGAGCTGCAAGGGCTTGCGCAGCTCCTCGACCAGCAGCCGGAGATCATGGATGCTCTGGCTAACCCGCTCTACCCAGAGGATGTGAAGAAATCCGTGTTTCGCACCCTGGCGGAAAAGGCCGAGATGAGTCCCGTGCTGCGCAGCTTCGGCACGCTGTTGGTGGAGAAGGCAAGAATTCGGTATTTACCGGAAATCTCCCAGTACTTTCAGCGGCTGACGGATGAGCACTTCAATGTGGCTCGCGCCAAGCTCAGTGCGGCCGTGAAGCTGGACGATGCGGCCATAGCCAAGATTGCGGAAACCCTGAGCAAATTGACCGGAAAAAAGATCGTCGTCGAGTTCCAGCAAGATCCAAGTCTCATCGGAGGTGCTGTGGCTCGTATCGGCGATCTGGTCATCGATGGCAGCGTGCGAACGCAGTTACAGGCAATCAAAGAATCTTTGAAAAGGGGTGAGTTGGGTTAA
- the atpF gene encoding F0F1 ATP synthase subunit B — MKGWKTTLTAVVAVSFGVATAAFASAAGGHEAAGLPWKDFFLRLMNFAIMVAILIKLLKKPVANFFSSRRENIQRLLTELEEKKKEMEAKAAEYQAKLAALDQETEQILAEYIQEGEAEKQKIIEAAEKEAHYIKEQARFAIQQEIKAAKESLQEEIAELSVNAAEDLLKKSIRPEDQDRLIDEFITKAVEAK, encoded by the coding sequence ATGAAGGGATGGAAAACGACGTTGACGGCAGTGGTGGCAGTGAGTTTTGGTGTGGCAACTGCAGCCTTCGCTTCGGCAGCCGGAGGGCATGAGGCGGCGGGGCTGCCGTGGAAAGATTTCTTTTTGCGGTTGATGAATTTTGCCATCATGGTTGCCATTCTGATCAAGCTGCTAAAAAAGCCCGTGGCCAATTTCTTTTCGTCCCGACGGGAAAACATTCAAAGGCTTTTGACGGAGCTGGAAGAGAAGAAGAAGGAAATGGAGGCCAAGGCCGCGGAGTATCAAGCGAAGCTGGCGGCTTTGGACCAAGAGACCGAGCAGATTTTGGCCGAATATATTCAGGAAGGCGAGGCGGAGAAGCAAAAGATCATTGAGGCGGCGGAAAAGGAGGCCCACTACATCAAGGAACAGGCCCGATTCGCCATTCAGCAGGAGATCAAGGCGGCCAAGGAAAGCCTGCAAGAGGAGATCGCCGAGCTGTCTGTCAATGCGGCGGAGGATCTTCTTAAAAAGAGTATCAGGCCCGAGGACCAGGATCGCTTGATTGATGAATTTATCACAAAGGCGGTGGAGGCAAAGTGA
- a CDS encoding ATP synthase F0 subunit B — MINVDVTLFIQMANFLLLLVLMNLVLYRPIRRLVAQRNELISKQRAGIDNAEREAQRAIQEFEERLKAARAAGREKVQELKEAAYRVEKDLLSQAAEEAAKEVQAVREQIQREIGQVRAQLQAQIQVFSKDMAQRILGRSL; from the coding sequence ATGATCAACGTCGATGTGACACTGTTCATTCAAATGGCCAACTTTCTTTTGTTGCTGGTGCTCATGAATCTGGTGCTTTATAGGCCGATTCGGCGGCTGGTAGCCCAGAGAAACGAATTGATCAGCAAGCAAAGGGCGGGCATCGATAATGCGGAAAGGGAAGCCCAAAGGGCGATTCAAGAATTTGAAGAGCGCCTCAAGGCGGCGCGGGCCGCTGGCCGCGAAAAGGTGCAGGAGCTGAAAGAAGCCGCGTATCGCGTGGAAAAAGATCTTTTGAGTCAAGCCGCGGAAGAGGCGGCTAAGGAAGTGCAGGCGGTGCGCGAGCAAATTCAAAGAGAAATCGGCCAGGTTCGGGCGCAACTTCAGGCCCAAATTCAGGTTTTCTCCAAAGATATGGCTCAGCGCATTCTTGGCCGCAGTCTTTAG
- the rodA gene encoding rod shape-determining protein RodA: protein MMDRRLVEYFDWSIVFLFFAISCLGLASLYSALYTEIQLNPSRNLFIKQLMWFALGCLVFLCTLLVDYQKLKKVAPWLYLATLAALAVVLLAGEGIKGSRRWLTIAGFNLQPSEFMKLALVLQLARTFSAQDIEPYPSIKQLLRATGLVLPPALLIVVEPDLGTTLCLLAVAFTMVFVLGIRWRYLIAVALAGVLSVYPLWHYGLKEYQRDRIRTVIAPERDPMGSGYHTIQSKVAVGSGMLWGKGFLKGTQNKLRFLPEKHTDFIFSVWAEEWGFWGCSVMIALFFLFICASFRVAVRAKDRFGMFLVVGMSALIMWQALFNIGMVIGLLPVVGITLPFVSYGGSSLLSLCAAVGLIESVSMRRYAYRPK from the coding sequence ATGATGGATCGAAGGTTGGTGGAATATTTTGACTGGAGCATCGTGTTCTTGTTTTTTGCCATTTCGTGCCTGGGGCTGGCTTCCCTTTACAGCGCCCTGTACACGGAAATCCAGCTGAATCCTTCACGAAACCTCTTTATCAAACAGCTCATGTGGTTTGCCCTGGGATGCCTCGTTTTCCTGTGTACTCTTTTGGTCGATTACCAAAAGCTCAAAAAAGTAGCCCCATGGCTCTACCTCGCCACCCTGGCGGCCTTGGCCGTGGTCCTTCTTGCAGGAGAAGGCATCAAGGGGTCCAGAAGATGGCTGACCATCGCGGGGTTCAATCTCCAGCCTTCAGAATTCATGAAGCTGGCCCTGGTGTTGCAGTTGGCTCGAACCTTTTCGGCTCAGGACATTGAGCCCTATCCGTCTATCAAACAACTGCTGCGGGCCACAGGCTTGGTGCTTCCGCCCGCCCTTCTCATCGTGGTGGAGCCGGACCTGGGGACCACCCTGTGCCTGCTGGCCGTCGCCTTCACCATGGTGTTTGTGCTGGGGATTCGCTGGCGATACCTCATAGCGGTGGCCCTGGCCGGTGTGCTCAGCGTGTACCCTCTATGGCATTACGGGCTAAAAGAATATCAAAGGGATCGGATTCGGACCGTCATCGCACCGGAACGGGACCCCATGGGCAGTGGGTATCACACCATTCAATCCAAAGTGGCCGTGGGATCCGGTATGCTCTGGGGGAAAGGGTTTCTCAAGGGGACACAAAACAAGCTTCGGTTCCTACCCGAAAAACATACGGACTTCATCTTTTCCGTGTGGGCCGAGGAATGGGGGTTCTGGGGATGCAGTGTCATGATTGCGCTCTTTTTTCTGTTCATCTGCGCTTCCTTTCGCGTTGCCGTGCGCGCCAAGGACCGTTTTGGAATGTTTTTGGTGGTGGGCATGAGCGCCCTGATCATGTGGCAGGCCCTGTTCAACATCGGCATGGTCATCGGGCTTCTTCCCGTGGTGGGCATTACCTTGCCCTTTGTCAGCTACGGAGGATCCTCGCTGCTGAGCCTATGCGCGGCCGTGGGGCTCATTGAAAGCGTGTCGATGCGCCGCTACGCCTACCGACCCAAGTAA